Proteins encoded together in one Cicer arietinum cultivar CDC Frontier isolate Library 1 chromosome 4, Cicar.CDCFrontier_v2.0, whole genome shotgun sequence window:
- the LOC140919973 gene encoding secreted RxLR effector protein 161-like: protein MNSCNSISNPLETNSKIDECSEEERIDPTLFRQMVGSLRYLCNSRPDIFYSVSMISRFMHDPRKTHLIAAKRILRYIKGTEEFGLLFPNGSKGERSALIGYLDSDWCGDITDRRNTSGYVFKFHEAAISWCTKKQPVTALSSCEAEYIAGTLATCQAVWLDAVMKELRCEMMKPLILRVDNKSAISLAKNPISHG, encoded by the coding sequence atgaataGCTGCAACTCAATTTCAAATCCAttagaaacaaactcaaaaattGATGAGTGCAGCGAGGAAGAAAGAATTGATCCAACCCTGTTCAGACAAATGGTTGGCTCACTAAGATATCTATGCAACAGTCGGCCTGACATCTTCTACTCAGTAAGTATGATTAGCAGATTCATGCATGATCCAAGGAAGACTCACTTGATAGCTGCTAAAAGAATACTTAGGTATATAAAAGGCACAGAGGAGTTTGGTTTGTTGTTCCCGAATGGAAGCAAAGGTGAACGAAGTGCACTCATTGGATACTTAGATAGTGATTGGTGTGGAGACATAACAGATAGAAGGAATACATCTGGCTATGTCTTTAAGTTCCATGAAGCAGCCATATCATGGTGCACGAAGAAGCAACCAGTGACTGCATTATCATCGTGTGAGGCAGAATATATTGCAGGAACACTTGCAACCTGTCAAGCAGTATGGCTGGATGCAGTAATGAAGGAACTGAGGTGTGAAATGATGAAGCCTCTGATACTCAGAGTTGATAACAAGTCAGCCATTAGCCTTGCTAAAAATCCAATCTCACATGGCTGA